Below is a genomic region from Pectobacterium polaris.
TTAATGGAGTAATTTTACTGCGATAATAATGGAATCAAAGGCAGGTAGTGCAGTCTATGCGGCTGATTTTTGTAATCACAGGCATGTTTATTACTATGGCTATTAACTCTTGTATTTTTTATTAATTCCGGATAATTGATTGAACTAAGTAAAATTTAATATTGCACTCAATATTGGTCCTCACTCCCTTTATTCATACAATCGCAAAGAATAGCGTTATTTATTGGCGTTAATCGAACGTTTGTTGTCAGAGCATTCTTATTCTTCTCTCGGCTCCCAGTCGTATTGCTGCTCAGGCAGAAAAAACAGAGGGACTAAATAGCGTTTTAGGTCGCATCGGTCAGAAAGTCATTGTTATAAATGCTATTTTTCACAGCACGGAAACTTCGGAGAAATAGGTATGACATGGCGTATCACGATAGGACTACTCACGAACTTACTACTCAGCTTTGGCGTTATGGCAAACGCGGGCATTGGGTTTCAACAAATCACGTTAGCGGATGAGGCCACTAACAGGCCGTTGGACGTCGCCGTATTTTATCCGGCGTCATCACCATCGCAGACGACGAGCATTGGCGAGAATATTGCTTTTCCCGGCATTGTGGTGAGTAAAAATGCCGAGCCTGAACCTGGTGAACATCCTTTGATTGTGGTTTCACACGGCTATGGCGGGAGCTGGTTTAATCAACTCTGGCTGGCGCAGGCGTTGGTTAAGCAAGGCTATATTGTCGCTGCGCCCAATCATCCCGGAACCACGACGAAAGACATGCGCCCTGAGAACGCTCAGGCTCTGTGGCAACGGCCTCATGACCTCAGCCGCGTCATTACGGCATTACTCGCTACGCCAGAGAAGACGGGGCAGGTTGATGCGAAGCGCATTGCCGCTGTAGGTCATTCGTTGGGGGGATGGACGGTGCTGGCGCTGGCTGGTGGGCGTTTCAGTACGGAGCAATTTGAGAAGGATTGTCTGACGCATGTCGGGCTGGCGTCCTGCAAAGCCTATGAAAAGATGCAGGTCGCAAAAAGCGCCGCATCGCGTGCGCAGCTTGATAAATCACTCGCCGATCCACGCATCAGCGCGGTGCTCTCGCTGGATATGGGGTTGGCACGAGGGTTTACCGCAGAGAGTCTGGCGGCAATAAACATTCCTGTATTGATTATGGCGGCGGGGTATCCCAATGACGAGCTACCCGCCAAGCTGGAATCCCACGATCTGGCGCAAAAGCTGTCGCCAGCGTATTCAGCGTATAAAGAAATTGCCGACGCGACGCATTTTAGTTTTATGCAGCTTTGTAAGCCGGGTGCTGTTGAAATCATCAATGCCGAGAGCCCTGGCGACGGCATGATTTGTCTCGACGGTGGTGAGCGTTCGCGTGAGCAGATCCATCAGGAAATAGGGAAGGATGTCAGCGATTTTCTTCAGGCGGCGTGGCGGAAGCCGTAGTCTGTTCCTGAAGTGGGTACTGACTACGCCAGACGCTGGGGCTTACCCCCGTTAGCCGCAGAAATTCGCGATTGAAGTTTGATTTAGTCTGAAACCCGCTGGCCAGCATGATATCCGTGATTCGGTCATCCGTTTGGCTGAGGAGGCGTTTAGCCTCCTCTATGCGATATTCGTTCATCACCTGCGAAAAATTACGACCGTGAACGCGGTTGATGGTTTCGGACAGGCGTCTGAGCGGTATGCCCATGCGCCTGCTCAAGCGCTGAAGCGTCATGCCCGGATCGGTGTACAGCGCGTGAGTGCGGATGAAATCATCTAACGCTTTCGCGAGCTGGTGTTCGTCTTCGGTGGCGGGGACGGCTTCAGGCTTCTGGTCAGGCGGAGCGACAAGCCCTGCCTGTGGGGACGTGCGGTGTGTGACGATCAGCAGGGTCAATATCGCCAGCATGACGATGTGGAACGCGGTGATGATGGTCGCCGCGCTATTGCCGCTGTAGAACGCGATATCCAGTGCAATGACGGTGTCGATAGCGCCGGAGATAAGCACATACAGCCCAGCGATAAACGGCGCGCTTTTCCATCTAGGTAATGACGTTTGCAGACGGCGAGCGCTGTAAATCAGCATTGACCCATAACCGAAGTAAATACTCACCAGCATCAGGTCGATGAGCGGAACGGTTGTTCTGCTCTGGATGGCGCTTGCGCCAAGGATGAGTAAAGGCGGTAACAGATGCCAGAGAGATCGTCGGCGTGAGCGGGTTACGTCCTCAGAGGCCTTGTCGCCGTGAGGGAAAAGACACAGCCATAACAGCGGTGGAATCGATGCGGCAATCATGGGTTGAATAAACGCGGGTAAGGCAACATGGCTGCCCCAGCGTAACGCCACCAGCGTCAGGGCAAGACAGCTTACGCCGATGAGTACCGCTTCTGCCGTTGCACTGCGCTTTTTGGTGTTCTTGTGATGGGAATGGTTGTGAATAGCCAGAAACTGGATGCGAAAAAACAAAATAACCAGCAGAAGTGCGGTAATAAACGGTAAAGGAATCGCGGTCATCGTGTTTATCAACAACGTTATTGTAGCTATCTGATCTGATGAAACCGCGCTACCGGAATAAACCCGGTAGCGCGGCGTTCTGTGGTGCGCGTGAATTAGCGGCGGTAATTTTTCTGTGCCGTGTTCACTTTGTACAGATAGCGACGTGATTCACCAGACGGATGCTTCGTTGTCAGCGTTTGGTAGACGTCGCTCGGTGACATGTTGTTGATAATGCCCACGGCGCGATCGCGATCGCTGGAGAAGACGCGCAACACGCTGCCTGCGCCACCGTTATACGCGGTGATGACGGCGTAGCGTTTCGACGTCGGGTTCTCAATGCCAGCCAGATAGCTGTTCTTCAGAATCGACAGATAGGCGGTACCGGCGTCGATGTTTTGTTCTGGATCGAACAGATAGCTGCGGCTCGGCTGCCCCCCTTTCCCTTTCATCTTGAAGACGTCGCGTCCTGCGCTGTGCTGCACCACCTGCATCAGACCCAGCGCATCGGAACGGCTGACGGCATAAGGGTTGAAGCTCGATTCTGTCTGCATAATCGCCAGAATCAGCGACTCTTCAATGCCGTAACGCTCGGAGGCTTTACGTACCAGCGGCAGGTATTTGTGCGCACGTTTATCCAGATGGTTAGGGACAAGCTGCATCGTGACCGACCAGATAACGTGCATGCCGGAGGTGCGTTTTTGCAGACGGTTCTGGA
It encodes:
- the mltC gene encoding membrane-bound lytic murein transglycosylase MltC, producing the protein MKKMLALLVIAPLLVSCSGNKGNANDEEFLKDTNAFDILMGQFANNIENIWGMNEVLIAGPKDYVKYTDQYKTRSHINFDAGSITIETISATDSVASLRQAIITTLLMGDDASNTDLYSDANDIQISREPLLYGQVLDNTGQPIRWEGRAASFADYLLQNRLQKRTSGMHVIWSVTMQLVPNHLDKRAHKYLPLVRKASERYGIEESLILAIMQTESSFNPYAVSRSDALGLMQVVQHSAGRDVFKMKGKGGQPSRSYLFDPEQNIDAGTAYLSILKNSYLAGIENPTSKRYAVITAYNGGAGSVLRVFSSDRDRAVGIINNMSPSDVYQTLTTKHPSGESRRYLYKVNTAQKNYRR
- a CDS encoding helix-turn-helix domain-containing protein → MTAIPLPFITALLLVILFFRIQFLAIHNHSHHKNTKKRSATAEAVLIGVSCLALTLVALRWGSHVALPAFIQPMIAASIPPLLWLCLFPHGDKASEDVTRSRRRSLWHLLPPLLILGASAIQSRTTVPLIDLMLVSIYFGYGSMLIYSARRLQTSLPRWKSAPFIAGLYVLISGAIDTVIALDIAFYSGNSAATIITAFHIVMLAILTLLIVTHRTSPQAGLVAPPDQKPEAVPATEDEHQLAKALDDFIRTHALYTDPGMTLQRLSRRMGIPLRRLSETINRVHGRNFSQVMNEYRIEEAKRLLSQTDDRITDIMLASGFQTKSNFNREFLRLTGVSPSVWRSQYPLQEQTTASATPPEENR
- a CDS encoding alpha/beta hydrolase family protein codes for the protein MTWRITIGLLTNLLLSFGVMANAGIGFQQITLADEATNRPLDVAVFYPASSPSQTTSIGENIAFPGIVVSKNAEPEPGEHPLIVVSHGYGGSWFNQLWLAQALVKQGYIVAAPNHPGTTTKDMRPENAQALWQRPHDLSRVITALLATPEKTGQVDAKRIAAVGHSLGGWTVLALAGGRFSTEQFEKDCLTHVGLASCKAYEKMQVAKSAASRAQLDKSLADPRISAVLSLDMGLARGFTAESLAAINIPVLIMAAGYPNDELPAKLESHDLAQKLSPAYSAYKEIADATHFSFMQLCKPGAVEIINAESPGDGMICLDGGERSREQIHQEIGKDVSDFLQAAWRKP